The following coding sequences are from one Myxosarcina sp. GI1 window:
- a CDS encoding iron uptake porin, whose protein sequence is MNLLGLFLRLGGTVFGFLLMLTNVAYGQEITEDLLDSSDPLSQLTNVSELKDVAPTDWAYEALRGLVERYGCIAGYPDQTFRGSQALTRYEFAAGLNSCLNQIERLIAQTETISRDDLDTLSRLSQEFEAELATIGGRVDNLEARTAFLEDNQFSTTTKLVGQALFAVAGAFGDEKADSDDSVDDEIFFSERVRLVLDSSFSGRDLLRVRLQAGNTPDLSDATGTRMARLSFTSPTDNQFTVNQLEYRFPIGDKGQVFVEAFGFLDLFAPTLNPVDGDYDTTISGFSLRSPIYFQSGLSGVGFQYDVTESINVSGGYLGGDPTANNPNSGLFNGPYGALAQLTLYPTESFAFALTYLRGYDDGSANAPAGGFFGSENATTPFGEDVAAIPPETGEEASVPASVPVAYNSYGVETQYTLSPNIVLGGWAGLTQATAKGGVNDGADADILYWAVVLSFPDLGKEGNLGGLVFGQPSKVIDNEVDEFEDEDTSYAIEAFYRYQLNDNINITPGLLVITNPEHNEDNSTDYIGLIRTVFAF, encoded by the coding sequence ATGAATTTACTCGGATTATTTCTGAGGCTGGGTGGTACTGTCTTTGGATTTTTGCTAATGCTGACTAATGTTGCTTACGGACAAGAGATTACTGAAGATTTATTAGATTCTAGCGATCCTCTATCTCAACTTACTAACGTATCTGAGTTAAAAGACGTTGCCCCAACAGATTGGGCTTACGAAGCACTAAGAGGCTTAGTAGAACGCTATGGTTGTATCGCTGGTTATCCAGACCAAACCTTTAGAGGTAGTCAAGCTTTGACTCGCTATGAATTTGCCGCTGGTTTAAATTCTTGTTTGAATCAGATCGAGCGATTAATTGCTCAGACTGAAACAATTTCACGAGACGATTTAGATACTTTAAGCAGATTGTCTCAAGAATTTGAAGCGGAATTAGCAACCATTGGCGGACGAGTAGACAATCTAGAAGCCAGAACTGCTTTTTTAGAAGATAACCAGTTTTCTACTACTACCAAGCTGGTAGGTCAAGCCTTATTTGCGGTAGCTGGTGCCTTTGGCGACGAAAAAGCCGACAGTGATGATTCGGTTGACGACGAAATCTTTTTCTCCGAACGGGTGCGTTTGGTACTCGATTCGAGCTTTAGCGGCAGGGATTTACTCAGAGTCCGCTTGCAGGCTGGTAATACTCCAGATCTCAGTGATGCAACGGGAACGAGAATGGCAAGGTTATCCTTTACTTCCCCAACCGACAATCAATTTACAGTCAATCAACTAGAATATCGCTTTCCCATTGGCGATAAGGGACAGGTTTTTGTTGAAGCCTTTGGTTTTCTCGATTTGTTTGCCCCTACTCTCAATCCCGTAGACGGCGATTACGACACCACAATTTCTGGTTTCTCTCTTCGTAGTCCGATTTATTTTCAAAGTGGATTATCGGGGGTAGGTTTTCAATACGATGTAACCGAGTCGATTAATGTCTCTGGTGGTTATCTTGGCGGCGATCCGACGGCAAATAATCCTAACTCTGGGCTGTTTAACGGTCCTTATGGCGCACTAGCTCAATTAACTCTTTATCCCACTGAAAGTTTTGCTTTTGCCCTAACTTACCTACGAGGTTATGACGACGGTAGCGCAAACGCTCCAGCAGGCGGATTTTTTGGCAGTGAAAATGCCACTACTCCCTTTGGTGAAGACGTTGCGGCAATTCCCCCAGAAACAGGTGAGGAAGCAAGCGTTCCTGCTTCCGTACCCGTTGCCTATAACTCCTACGGGGTGGAGACTCAATATACTCTGAGTCCTAACATTGTTTTGGGTGGTTGGGCAGGTTTGACCCAAGCCACAGCCAAAGGTGGAGTAAATGACGGTGCCGATGCAGATATTCTTTACTGGGCGGTAGTTTTATCTTTTCCCGATTTAGGTAAAGAAGGAAATTTGGGAGGTTTGGTTTTCGGTCAGCCTTCTAAAGTAATTGACAATGAGGTGGACGAATTTGAAGACGAAGATACTTCTTATGCGATCGAGGCTTTTTATCGCTATCAACTAAACGACAACATCAACATTACTCCTGGTTTGCTAGTCATAACCAATCCCGAACACAACGAAGACAACAGCACTGATTATATTGGCTTAATCCGTACTGTTTTTGCTTTTTAA
- a CDS encoding DUF2267 domain-containing protein, producing MQSGRNNPSAQTASGKPIKFPDKGFSHCPIEVINKIQDFLFKLCGRVKTASSEAEWVSGETTTYLPKGITSYLEYAGSENDEPFLLDEFFKRVSVTAEIALSDADFLSGVVIEVLQRASNRSEDEYIHCELLQDYLTLFTKSNKKNRSRLLKSSAKMLFQLELLERMLQWEMRKALETFPYGI from the coding sequence GTGCAGAGCGGTAGAAATAACCCCTCAGCTCAAACAGCTTCTGGGAAACCTATTAAATTTCCAGACAAAGGGTTTAGCCATTGTCCGATTGAAGTAATCAATAAAATTCAGGATTTTTTGTTCAAGCTCTGTGGTCGAGTTAAAACTGCTTCGTCTGAGGCTGAATGGGTATCGGGAGAAACTACTACTTATTTACCCAAAGGTATTACTAGTTATTTAGAATATGCTGGGTCTGAAAATGACGAACCTTTCTTACTGGATGAATTTTTTAAACGAGTCAGCGTCACAGCCGAGATAGCTCTGTCCGATGCTGACTTTCTAAGCGGTGTGGTAATTGAAGTTTTACAACGAGCTAGCAACCGAAGTGAAGACGAGTATATTCATTGTGAATTGCTTCAGGATTACCTAACTCTATTTACAAAAAGCAACAAAAAAAATAGAAGTCGATTGTTAAAATCGAGCGCGAAAATGTTGTTCCAACTCGAACTATTAGAACGTATGCTGCAGTGGGAAATGCGAAAAGCACTAGAAACATTTCCTTATGGGATTTAG
- a CDS encoding solute carrier family 23 protein, which yields MVALQHVCVIFVPSVTPAILIGRALDLDAANISYIIGMTLLVAGFATFVQARRIGPIGSGLLSIQGPSFAFLPPIFSIIAVTSAAGSTPEETLALILGMGFFGSFIQMILSRFLHFAKIIFPPIVTGTAVTLIGLTLIRFGMHDMAGGDVAQEAGDYGSLRYWAVSIPVFVVVAVCSANTNRYLRMGSVIIGLIVGSIIAIISGMTDFSQLSSIPAFNVPIPFRFGLDFNFATFIPFAMIMLMFGTVAVAGFNILREINMTNRSLVIVGASLAAGLGVPYIPEALTGFPEQLRSILESGISVGSLCALILNLVLPKSLEDRVSEEPVVTESEISPINR from the coding sequence CTGGTTGCACTACAACACGTTTGCGTAATTTTTGTTCCTAGCGTTACTCCTGCAATTTTAATCGGTCGCGCTTTAGATTTAGATGCTGCCAACATTAGCTACATTATTGGCATGACTCTTTTAGTTGCTGGATTTGCCACTTTTGTTCAAGCTAGGCGCATCGGTCCCATTGGTTCTGGTTTACTCAGCATTCAAGGACCGAGTTTTGCTTTTTTACCGCCTATTTTTAGCATTATTGCCGTTACCAGTGCCGCTGGCAGTACTCCTGAAGAAACTCTGGCACTAATTCTGGGTATGGGATTTTTTGGCTCGTTTATTCAAATGATCCTTAGTCGTTTTTTGCATTTTGCCAAGATTATTTTTCCCCCTATCGTTACGGGAACGGCTGTTACCTTAATTGGTTTGACCTTAATTCGCTTTGGTATGCACGATATGGCAGGRGGCGATGTGGCTCAGGAGGCTGGCGACTATGGCAGCTTGAGATACTGGGCGGTTTCTATTCCCGTATTTGTAGTAGTAGCAGTTTGTAGTGCCAACACCAATCGCTATTTGAGAATGGGATCGGTGATTATCGGTCTAATTGTCGGTTCGATTATCGCCATAATTTCGGGCATGACAGACTTTAGCCAGTTAAGTAGCATACCAGCATTCAATGTTCCCATTCCCTTTCGCTTCGGTCTGGATTTCAATTTTGCTACCTTTATTCCCTTTGCAATGATTATGCTCATGTTCGGTACGGTTGCGGTGGCAGGGTTTAATATTCTACGAGAAATAAATATGACCAATCGCTCTTTGGTAATTGTGGGAGCATCTCTAGCGGCAGGGTTGGGAGTTCCCTATATTCCCGAAGCTCTAACAGGATTTCCCGAACAGCTACGCAGCATTTTAGAATCGGGTATTTCTGTCGGATCGCTTTGCGCTTTGATTCTTAACTTGGTGTTACCCAAGTCTTTGGAAGATCGTGTAAGTGAAGAACCAGTAGTTACAGAGTCAGAAATAAGCCCGATTAATAGGTAA
- a CDS encoding FAD-dependent monooxygenase translates to MVSSHCKIGIIGAGASGIYLAILLAQQGYQVDLFEKSSYPRTDGCGILLISQGLETLRQGNLQLCQQVMNSGVKVNKFEFRNFKDILVNSQSPQYSTEQLPSLLIHRKAILETLLEFLPPESLHLNAEFESIESTEERVTAYFKDGTQWQGDLLVGADGLFSQVRELVVPNIKPFYLGDIVWRGIVADDTFCTDGNFIVYVRSRGIYANFFDLGNGLTHWGFFIEREKDELERSLNIPLPSEELAKLPSEARSVIESTPPEQIVTRFSYDIDPLPQLYRGRILLIGDAAHAKSPTRARGMTSGLEDGLALAQFLASSSDISEALALFEAERKPIVHEYQRTSRKQSLTIGRSQKKGAA, encoded by the coding sequence ATGGTTTCTTCTCACTGCAAAATCGGAATTATCGGTGCGGGAGCATCTGGTATATATTTGGCTATTTTACTAGCGCAACAAGGATATCAAGTAGATTTATTTGAAAAATCATCTTATCCTCGTACCGATGGCTGCGGTATTTTATTGATTTCCCAAGGATTAGAAACGCTGCGGCAAGGCAATCTTCAGCTTTGTCAACAAGTTATGAATTCTGGGGTAAAAGTTAACAAATTTGAGTTTCGCAATTTCAAAGATATACTAGTTAATTCTCAATCTCCTCAATACTCAACCGAGCAATTGCCTAGCTTACTAATTCATCGTAAAGCTATTTTAGAGACACTTCTAGAATTTTTACCGCCAGAATCTCTGCATCTAAATGCCGAATTTGAATCGATTGAGTCAACTGAGGAGCGAGTAACAGCTTATTTTAAAGATGGTACTCAGTGGCAGGGAGATTTATTAGTCGGTGCTGATGGTTTGTTTTCGCAGGTGCGCGAGTTAGTTGTCCCCAATATCAAACCTTTTTATTTGGGCGATATCGTCTGGCGGGGCATAGTTGCAGACGATACTTTTTGCACTGATGGAAACTTTATTGTTTACGTTCGCAGTCGCGGTATTTATGCAAATTTCTTCGATCTCGGCAATGGTTTAACTCATTGGGGCTTTTTTATCGAACGAGAAAAAGATGAGCTAGAGCGATCGCTGAATATTCCACTTCCATCTGAAGAACTTGCCAAACTTCCCAGTGAAGCAAGAAGTGTAATAGAGTCTACTCCGCCAGAGCAAATCGTTACTCGTTTTTCTTACGATATCGATCCCTTACCGCAACTTTATCGGGGCAGGATTTTATTAATTGGGGATGCAGCCCATGCCAAAAGCCCTACACGAGCTAGAGGAATGACCTCTGGTTTGGAAGATGGATTGGCATTAGCGCAATTTTTAGCTTCTAGTTCTGATATTTCCGAAGCTTTAGCTCTATTTGAAGCAGAAAGAAAACCAATTGTCCATGAATATCAACGCACGAGTCGCAAGCAAAGTTTAACTATCGGTCGTTCTCAAAAAAAAGGAGCCGCTTAG
- a CDS encoding response regulator: MAAKRVLLIDDNEDNRTLVKFALEMNTDWEVLLASDGVKGVTKAELERPDVILLDVIMPYLNGLEVYEVLKNNLFTCAIPLIFITATTQTKVIAKLENTLATGVIIKPFDPLRLDTQIAKICNWNLESIGKTVV; encoded by the coding sequence ATGGCTGCTAAACGAGTTTTACTTATCGACGATAACGAAGATAATCGAACATTAGTTAAGTTTGCTCTCGAAATGAATACAGACTGGGAGGTTTTATTAGCTTCAGATGGAGTAAAAGGTGTTACTAAAGCAGAATTAGAACGACCCGATGTTATTCTGTTAGACGTAATTATGCCCTACTTAAACGGATTAGAGGTTTATGAAGTTTTAAAGAATAATTTATTTACCTGTGCGATTCCTTTAATTTTTATTACGGCTACGACGCAGACCAAAGTAATTGCTAAATTAGAAAACACTTTAGCCACAGGAGTAATTATTAAGCCCTTCGATCCGCTTAGACTAGACACACAAATTGCCAAGATTTGTAACTGGAATTTAGAATCAATTGGTAAAACAGTGGTTTAA
- a CDS encoding PotD/PotF family extracellular solute-binding protein, translating to MINRRTLLKTGLAAGATSMAAISCSPKKEAANQSPTLITNKIKDVTLRFVGTGAAQNNDIRDRAEKDLGFKLQMRALSTAEVIQIGISQPKQYDIFDGEFFSLPLVFPSGNLQAIEVSRIKQFDKITPIFTTGELYSGARVNNSQGTAPRKVMFVRGKDSTEFAPEPTNWATIIPYQYGADTLGYRPDLVGRKIESWAELFNSEFKGRTSLLDIPSIGIMDAAMVLEAQDLMNFADKGNMTKEELDKVTAILIDRKQDGHFRAFWKTFDESVNFMASGEVVLQSMWSPAVTAVKARGLPCIYAPLKEGYRGWGGGLGLSKNLSGIELDAAYDYLNWVVDGWIGGFLSRQGYYSATPENAKKFMKPEEWDFWYEGKPAAIEIVDPYGEKIESKGAVRDGGSFRDRVGDIVCWNSFMQEQVYLVYKWTEFIVA from the coding sequence ATGATTAATCGGCGCACACTGCTTAAAACAGGATTGGCAGCAGGGGCTACAAGTATGGCAGCAATTAGTTGTTCGCCTAAAAAAGAAGCTGCTAACCAAAGTCCTACTCTAATTACTAACAAAATCAAAGACGTTACTTTACGTTTTGTCGGCACTGGGGCGGCTCAAAATAATGATATTCGCGATCGAGCAGAAAAAGATCTGGGTTTCAAGCTGCAAATGCGCGCTCTCAGTACGGCTGAGGTAATTCAAATCGGCATCAGCCAGCCCAAACAATACGATATTTTTGACGGTGAATTCTTTTCCCTACCTTTGGTTTTTCCTTCGGGAAATCTGCAAGCGATCGAGGTCAGTCGGATTAAACAATTTGACAAAATTACGCCAATTTTTACTACAGGAGAATTGTATTCGGGGGCGAGAGTAAATAACTCTCAAGGAACGGCACCGCGAAAGGTAATGTTTGTTAGAGGCAAAGATTCGACAGAATTTGCACCAGAACCGACAAACTGGGCGACGATTATTCCCTACCAGTATGGTGCCGATACTTTAGGCTATCGTCCCGATTTGGTAGGCAGAAAAATTGAATCTTGGGCAGAGTTATTCAATTCCGAATTTAAGGGCAGAACTTCTTTGCTAGATATTCCTTCAATTGGAATTATGGATGCGGCGATGGTATTGGAGGCGCAGGACTTGATGAATTTTGCCGATAAAGGCAACATGACTAAAGAAGAATTAGACAAAGTAACCGCAATTTTAATCGATCGCAAGCAGGACGGTCATTTTCGCGCATTTTGGAAAACCTTTGACGAGTCGGTTAACTTTATGGCATCGGGGGAAGTAGTCTTACAGTCGATGTGGTCGCCTGCCGTCACTGCCGTCAAAGCCAGGGGACTGCCCTGTATTTATGCACCTTTAAAAGAAGGCTATCGCGGTTGGGGCGGTGGTTTGGGATTATCAAAAAATCTCTCTGGCATCGAACTAGATGCAGCTTATGACTATCTCAATTGGGTAGTAGATGGCTGGATAGGCGGGTTTTTGAGCAGACAGGGTTACTACAGTGCCACCCCTGAAAACGCCAAGAAGTTTATGAAACCAGAAGAATGGGACTTTTGGTATGAAGGCAAACCTGCCGCCATTGAGATAGTCGATCCTTATGGCGAGAAAATCGAATCTAAAGGTGCGGTAAGAGATGGCGGATCATTTCGCGATCGCGTCGGCGATATAGTTTGCTGGAATTCATTCATGCAAGAACAAGTATATCTCGTCTACAAATGGACGGAATTTATCGTGGCGTAG
- a CDS encoding chemotaxis protein CheB, giving the protein MSEYKIIVVGASAGGVETLKQLVGGLPADLPAAIFVVLHLSPYGNSALPEILNRAGLLKAIRPEDGEAIQSGRIYVAPPNRHLLVESGFVRLSYGPKENGTRPAIDPLFRTAARAYSTSVIGVLLSGTLDNGTFGLLAIKKCGGIAIVQDPNDALYDSMPRNAIENVEVDRILPIAEIPTALISLAQQSLADKSASISESIEYDSEIAELDKKAMNSERRPGQPSEFTCPDCGGVLWEKKGERLLHFRCRTGHAYSEKSLKARESEKLEEALWAAYRSLLENVSLYKRMASRAEHLNRDRLRIEHYQELAQKAEQNAELIRQMLADGLNGVEE; this is encoded by the coding sequence ATGTCTGAATACAAAATTATTGTCGTAGGTGCATCCGCAGGAGGAGTAGAAACACTCAAACAACTGGTAGGAGGTTTGCCAGCAGACTTGCCAGCAGCAATATTTGTAGTGCTTCACTTATCGCCTTACGGCAATAGTGCTTTACCAGAGATTCTAAATCGTGCAGGTCTTCTAAAAGCTATTCGTCCCGAAGATGGAGAAGCAATTCAATCAGGACGAATATATGTCGCACCGCCCAATCGTCATTTACTAGTAGAGTCGGGATTTGTACGTCTGTCCTATGGACCCAAAGAAAATGGTACTCGACCTGCGATCGATCCGTTATTTCGCACGGCAGCACGTGCCTATAGCACTTCTGTAATCGGCGTATTATTATCGGGTACACTCGATAATGGCACCTTTGGTTTATTAGCAATCAAGAAATGTGGTGGCATAGCGATCGTTCAAGATCCAAACGACGCACTCTATGACTCGATGCCGCGTAATGCTATCGAAAATGTTGAGGTAGATCGTATCTTACCAATTGCAGAGATACCAACTGCACTAATATCTCTTGCCCAACAGTCTTTGGCAGATAAATCGGCATCTATTTCCGAATCAATTGAATATGATTCGGAGATTGCAGAACTAGATAAAAAGGCTATGAATAGCGAACGACGACCTGGACAGCCATCAGAGTTTACCTGTCCCGACTGTGGCGGCGTTTTATGGGAAAAAAAAGGAGAAAGACTACTTCATTTTCGCTGCCGTACTGGACACGCCTATTCAGAAAAAAGTTTAAAAGCCCGAGAGTCGGAGAAACTAGAAGAGGCACTGTGGGCGGCATATCGCTCTTTGCTGGAGAATGTGTCGCTATACAAACGGATGGCAAGTCGGGCGGAACACCTCAATCGCGACCGCCTCAGAATAGAGCATTATCAAGAGTTGGCCCAAAAAGCCGAGCAAAATGCCGAACTAATTCGACAAATGTTAGCGGACGGTCTTAACGGCGTTGAGGAGTAA
- a CDS encoding ABC transporter permease, producing MSNNKISTYLLATPQTLIFVLFLVLPIIAIAIVSFWNFNGFAMTPGFTFGNYLGIFTSKVYLSTYLNTFKFAAIVWLICLLISYPVAYFLAFHVKSPQWQTIWFLVCTVPFLTSNIIRMIAWIPFLGREGLLNQALMGLHLIDRPIELFLFSDFAVILAMVQLYCLFMIAPIFNSMVRIDRALIAAAEDLGSSGGQIQKEIILPLSAPGIAIGSIFVITLVMGEFATMRLMSGGKSSSVGYLIKNQIDSLQYPMAAANAIVLLLLALIIVALILRTVDIRKQL from the coding sequence ATGTCCAATAACAAAATATCTACTTACTTATTGGCAACACCGCAGACATTAATCTTTGTACTGTTTTTGGTGTTACCAATTATCGCGATCGCCATTGTCAGTTTTTGGAATTTTAATGGCTTTGCTATGACTCCAGGCTTTACTTTTGGTAACTACTTGGGGATTTTTACTTCCAAGGTCTATTTATCTACTTATCTCAATACTTTTAAATTTGCGGCGATCGTTTGGTTGATTTGCTTGTTAATTAGCTATCCCGTAGCTTATTTTTTGGCATTTCATGTCAAAAGTCCCCAATGGCAGACGATTTGGTTTTTAGTCTGCACCGTTCCCTTTCTAACTTCTAATATCATTCGCATGATTGCCTGGATACCTTTTTTAGGCAGAGAAGGATTGCTCAATCAAGCTTTGATGGGACTGCATCTGATCGATCGCCCGATCGAACTTTTTTTGTTTTCAGACTTTGCCGTCATTCTAGCTATGGTGCAGCTTTACTGTCTGTTTATGATTGCACCTATTTTTAACAGTATGGTCAGGATCGATCGCGCCTTGATTGCGGCGGCGGAAGATTTAGGTTCGTCGGGTGGGCAAATTCAAAAAGAAATTATCTTGCCTCTATCTGCCCCTGGAATTGCGATCGGCTCGATTTTTGTTATCACTTTAGTTATGGGCGAGTTTGCCACTATGCGTCTGATGAGTGGCGGTAAATCATCTTCTGTCGGTTATCTAATCAAAAATCAAATTGACAGTTTGCAGTATCCAATGGCAGCAGCTAACGCGATCGTCCTATTACTTTTAGCATTAATTATTGTGGCTTTAATTTTACGAACTGTAGACATTCGCAAACAACTTTAA
- a CDS encoding ABC transporter ATP-binding protein has translation MNINTATSVTTKPKRSQIERDLQNNAAGVSMIDVTKKYGTFTAVEDLTLEIPAGYYCCLLGPSGCGKTTALRMIAGHEEVTKGDIFIGDLKVNSIPAAKRSTSMMFQSYALFPHKTIWQNIEFGLKMQKVPAAARRTRVGEMLDLVGLSHLSDRLPDQLSGGQRQRIALARSLVTRPQVLMLDEPLSALDENLRVRMRTELRKIQKQFGMTFIQVTHHVEEAFSLSDRIVVMTHGKIDQVASPDELFDTPASQFVAKFMGDNNIFKGKVINCVKDAELDLIQLEVADLGTIFCRGHGVAVGTEAACSIRPDLMSVEPYTPDIPAQSSLAANQISARITAVEMTGYVTRVSLMAESTGQDLLYKIRTEDWRSNSMQEGQLVVLSWSKDNCIFLPY, from the coding sequence ATGAATATTAATACTGCGACCAGTGTTACGACCAAACCAAAGCGATCGCAAATCGAACGAGATTTACAAAATAACGCTGCTGGTGTCTCGATGATTGACGTAACCAAGAAATACGGTACGTTTACAGCAGTAGAGGATCTAACCTTAGAAATCCCTGCGGGATATTACTGCTGTTTGCTCGGTCCTAGCGGTTGCGGAAAAACTACAGCATTGCGGATGATTGCAGGACACGAAGAAGTAACCAAAGGCGATATTTTTATTGGCGATCTAAAAGTAAACAGTATACCAGCAGCCAAACGCAGTACCTCGATGATGTTCCAGAGTTATGCCTTGTTTCCACACAAGACAATTTGGCAAAACATCGAGTTTGGACTAAAGATGCAAAAAGTGCCAGCAGCAGCAAGACGCACTAGAGTTGGCGAAATGTTGGACTTAGTGGGATTGAGTCACTTGAGCGATCGCCTGCCAGACCAACTCAGTGGCGGACAAAGACAGCGAATTGCTTTGGCACGTTCGTTAGTAACTCGTCCTCAAGTGTTGATGCTCGATGAACCCTTAAGTGCCTTGGATGAAAACCTGCGGGTAAGGATGCGAACGGAATTGCGTAAAATTCAAAAGCAATTTGGCATGACCTTTATCCAGGTAACGCACCATGTTGAAGAAGCCTTTTCTCTTTCCGATCGCATTGTGGTTATGACTCACGGGAAGATCGACCAGGTTGCCAGTCCTGACGAACTGTTCGACACTCCCGCTTCTCAGTTTGTCGCTAAGTTTATGGGCGATAATAATATCTTCAAAGGGAAGGTAATCAACTGTGTTAAAGATGCCGAACTAGATTTAATTCAACTAGAAGTAGCAGATTTGGGAACTATTTTCTGTCGCGGACATGGAGTTGCTGTAGGTACGGAAGCCGCCTGTTCGATTCGTCCCGATTTAATGTCGGTCGAACCATACACTCCCGATATTCCCGCCCAATCTTCCCTGGCTGCCAATCAAATATCGGCTCGAATTACCGCAGTAGAAATGACGGGCTATGTAACGCGAGTTTCCCTAATGGCAGAATCGACAGGACAAGATTTACTTTACAAGATCCGTACCGAAGATTGGCGTTCTAACTCGATGCAAGAAGGACAATTAGTCGTTCTCAGTTGGTCAAAGGATAACTGTATTTTCCTTCCCTACTAA
- a CDS encoding four helix bundle protein yields the protein MTDKPFDICERTFQFSVRVVNLCCFLNKKQSTVKALSNQLIRSGTSIGANVEESRAAQSTADFIHKLEIALKEARETRYWIRLLIATNLIPETRLLPLLNEINELMNILASMIIKAKENRKK from the coding sequence ATGACGGATAAGCCGTTTGATATTTGCGAACGAACTTTTCAGTTTTCTGTTAGAGTTGTTAATCTTTGTTGTTTTCTTAATAAAAAACAGTCAACCGTCAAAGCATTATCTAACCAGTTAATCAGATCGGGAACTTCTATTGGTGCGAACGTGGAAGAATCCAGAGCAGCCCAAAGTACTGCTGATTTTATCCATAAATTAGAAATTGCTCTCAAAGAAGCCAGAGAAACTAGATATTGGATACGCTTACTTATTGCTACCAATTTAATTCCAGAAACTAGATTGCTTCCTCTTTTAAATGAAATAAATGAATTAATGAACATTCTCGCCTCAATGATTATTAAAGCCAAAGAAAATAGAAAAAAATAG
- a CDS encoding ABC transporter permease, protein MAKSKRPISYYFLAAFFGLFVLFLYGPMFVMFLLSLQGPKGTLTFPMRGFSFYWLQSVFEEQRVGNFVEAFSRSFSLAIIIALITVVFSVLAGLAFRKQFKGSSVVFYLTISSLIVPSILVSLGIGILFSLIDLPVQWFSSALAGHLTWTLPFAFLIMLGIFGRFNPAYEEAARDLGASETTTFWEIVFPLIAASVVGVALLGFTLSYDEFTRTSLISGETNTLPLEIFGMTTNVTSPALYALGTLTTIFSFALIGVALFAMKMLSRRQTK, encoded by the coding sequence ATGGCTAAATCTAAAAGACCAATTTCTTATTATTTTCTAGCGGCTTTCTTTGGTTTGTTTGTTTTATTTCTCTATGGTCCGATGTTTGTGATGTTTTTGCTGTCCCTTCAAGGACCGAAGGGAACGCTAACTTTTCCCATGCGTGGCTTTAGTTTTTATTGGTTGCAATCTGTATTTGAAGAACAACGGGTAGGAAATTTTGTCGAGGCATTTAGCCGATCTTTTTCTTTAGCAATAATTATTGCTCTAATTACAGTTGTTTTTAGTGTTTTGGCAGGATTGGCTTTTCGCAAGCAATTTAAAGGTTCTAGCGTAGTTTTTTATCTTACTATTTCTAGTTTGATCGTTCCTAGTATTTTAGTTTCTTTAGGTATTGGAATTTTATTTAGTCTGATCGATTTACCAGTTCAATGGTTTTCTTCAGCTTTGGCAGGACATCTAACCTGGACATTGCCCTTTGCTTTTTTAATTATGTTAGGAATCTTCGGTCGTTTTAATCCTGCTTATGAAGAAGCTGCTCGCGATTTGGGTGCTAGCGAAACCACTACTTTTTGGGAAATAGTTTTTCCTTTAATTGCTGCTAGTGTAGTCGGTGTGGCTTTACTTGGATTTACTCTTTCATATGATGAATTTACGCGGACTTCGCTAATTTCTGGCGAAACTAATACCTTGCCGTTAGAAATTTTTGGCATGACTACTAATGTTACTTCTCCCGCACTATATGCCTTAGGAACTCTAACTACTATCTTTTCTTTTGCTCTAATTGGAGTTGCACTATTTGCTATGAAAATGTTATCTCGTCGTCAAACAAAATGA